From a single Brassica oleracea var. oleracea cultivar TO1000 chromosome C5, BOL, whole genome shotgun sequence genomic region:
- the LOC106293739 gene encoding LOW QUALITY PROTEIN: uncharacterized protein LOC106293739 (The sequence of the model RefSeq protein was modified relative to this genomic sequence to represent the inferred CDS: inserted 1 base in 1 codon), giving the protein MMISRRLASRFLKPLSSSSSSSLNASLHHHLHSSSPIRNHLIHGSEINKLSLLRSFSALEKLRSETWSSTKYFSTPSGDLNPNPEEEPKMKHQEIEGPMVERDVSALGYETRQVFEGMMKNMYSLSGAMGLLGLTQLIVGGTILYVTRSNRMHEMTIQSCVAFGFPFAVALMLRRSLKPMXYFKKMEEAGRLQILTLTLQVAKNLNVLFVRARVVSILCVAGLSCGNVFLLLPP; this is encoded by the exons ATGATGATCTCTCGTCGATTAGCTTCCAGATTCCTTAAACCCTTGTCTTCTTCTTCTTCTTCATCCCTCAACGCCTCTCTTCATCACCATCTCCACTCCTCTTCTCCTATAAGAAACCACTTGATCCACGGATCTGAAATTAACAAACTAAGTCTCTTAAGATCCTTCTCTGCTTTGGAGAAGCTGCGATCTGAAACATGGTCGTCAACGAAGTACTTCTCAACACCGAGCGGGGACCTCAACCCAAACCCAGAGGAGGAGCCCAAGATGAAGCACCAGGAGATCGAAGGCCCAATGGTGGAACGCGACGTGTCAGCGCTAGGGTACGAGACGAGACAAGTCTTCGAAGGGATGATGAAGAACATGTACAGTCTAAGCGGAGCCATGGGTCTTCTCGGTTTAACTCAATTGATCGTCGGAGGGACTATTCTCTACGTTACTCGATCGAATCGGATGCACGAGATGACGATTCAGAGCTGCGTGGCGTTCGGGTTCCCGTTCGCGGTAGCGTTGATGCTGAGACGGTCGTTGAAGCCGA TGTATTTCAAGAAGATGGAGGAAGCTGGGAGGTTGCAGATTCTGACTTTGACGCTACAGGTTGCTAAGAATCTCAATGTATTGTTCGTTAGAGCTCGTGTCGTGTCTATCTTGTGCGTTGCTGGGTTGTCTTGTGGAAACGTGTTCCTCTTGTTGCCTCCATGA
- the LOC106343456 gene encoding zinc finger A20 and AN1 domain-containing stress-associated protein 5-like — translation MAQRTEKEETEFKVLESLTTPATATTTLCSNNCGVTANPATNNMCQKCFNASIAAAGVDSGSTLKRASRSVNLRPTPAKVVIRPREIDPVKRDQQTVNRCSGCRKKVGLTGFRCRCGDLFCSEHRYSDRHECSYDYKTAGREAIARENPVVKAAKTVKV, via the coding sequence ATGGCGCAGAGGACGGAGAAGGAAGAGACGGAGTTCAAGGTCCTCGAATCCCTGACGACCCCCGCCACCGCCACGACCACGCTCTGCTCAAATAACTGCGGCGTTACAGCGAATCCAGCCACCAACAACATGTGTCAGAAATGTTTCAACGCTTCCATCGCCGCCGCCGGCGTAGACTCCGGTTCGACGTTGAAGAGAGCGTCGAGATCCGTCAATCTTAGGCCCACGCCAGCCAAAGTCGTGATCCGTCCCAGGGAGATCGATCCGGTTAAGAGAGATCAGCAGACGGTAAACCGGTGTTCCGGTTGTCGGAAGAAGGTCGGGCTGACCGGGTTCAGATGCCGATGCGGTGACCTTTTCTGCTCCGAGCACCGTTACTCCGATCGCCATGAGTGCAGCTACGACTACAAAACCGCCGGTCGCGAGGCGATCGCTAGAGAGAACCCGGTGGTCAAGGCGGCGAAGACGGTCAAAGTTTAA
- the LOC106296198 gene encoding probable protein phosphatase 2C 38, with the protein MVSETILRMIAPCWKRPSVKGEHSTRGDANGRCDGLLWYKDSGNHVAGDFSMSVIQANNLLEDHSKLESGPVSMFDSGPQATFVGVYDGHGGPEAARFVNKHLFDNIRKFTSENHGMSASVITKAFLATEEEFLSLVRRQWQTKPQIASVGACCLVGIICSGSLYIANAGDSRVVLGRLEKAYKAVKAVQLSSEHNASLESVREELRLLHPDDPQIVVLKHKVWRVKGIIQVSRSIGDAYLKRSEFNREPLLAKFRVPEAFQTPILRAEPAITVHKIHPEDQFLIFASDGLWEHLSNQEAVDIVNTNPRNGIARKLIKTALREAAKKREMRYSDLKKIDRGVRRHFHDDITVIVVFLDSHLVSKSVSRRPLISISGGGDLAGGPSTT; encoded by the exons ATGGTATCGGAAACTATATTACGGATGATAGCACCATGTTGGAAACGACCTTCTGTGAAAGGGGAACATTCTACAAGAGGAGACGCTAACGGAAGATGCGACGGTCTTCTTTGGTATAAAGATTCTGGTAACCATGTCGCTGGAGATTTTTCAATGTCTGTGATCCAAGCTAACAATCTTCTCGAAGATCATAGCAAACTCGAGTCAGGGCCCGTTAGCATGTTCGATTCGGGTCCTCAAGCTACTTTCGTCGGTGTTTATGATGGTCATGGAGGTCCTGAAGCAGCTCGGTTTGTTAATAAACACCTCTTCGATAACATCCGAA AGTTTACGTCGGAGAATCATGGAATGTCTGCATCTGTTATAACGAAAGCGTTTTTAGCCACGGAAGAGGAGTTTCTTTCTCTTGTGCGGCGGCAGTGGCAGACGAAGCCGCAGATTGCTTCTGTTGGAGCTTGTTGTCTCGTAGGGATCATATGTAGCGGGTCGTTGTACATTGCTAACGCGGGGGATTCTCGGGTTGTGTTAGGAAGACTGGAGAAAGCGTATAAAGCTGTCAAGGCTGTTCAGCTGTCGTCAGAGCATAACGCAAGTCTTGAATCTGTGAGAGAGGAGTTGCGGCTGTTGCATCCTGATGATCCTCAGATTGTTGTCTTGAAGCACAAAGTATGGCGTGTCAAAGGTATTATACAG GTCTCACGGTCAATTGGTGATGCCTACTTAAAGAGATCAGAATTCAACCGGGAGCCACTATTAGCAAAGTTCAGGGTACCTGAGGCTTTTCAAACGCCGATCCTTAGAGCAGAGCCTGCGATTACAGTACACAAAATACATCCAGAAGATCAGTTTCTTATATTTGCATCAGACGGCTTGTGGGAGCACTTGAGCAACCAGGAAGCTGTTGATATTGTGAACACTAACCCTCGTAAT GGAATTGCGAGGAAGCTTATAAAAACAGCTCTAAGAGAAGCAGCAAAGAAGAGAGAGATGAGATATTCAGATCTAAAAAAGATTGATAGAGGAGTGAGGAGACATTTTCATGATGATATAACTGTGATTGTCGTGTTTCTTGATTCACATCTCGTCAGTAAAAGTGTCTCACGACGACCACTCATCTCTATCTCAGGCGGTGGTGACTTGGCTGGTGGACCTTCTACCACTTGA
- the LOC106296200 gene encoding nudix hydrolase 16, mitochondrial has protein sequence MCDLVARTGRLQQRYKDGSRLIAGCIPFRYIKDGNSESGKVVQVLMISSSSGPGLLFPKGGWENDETVKEAAVREAVEEAGVRGILMDFLGDYEFKSKTHQDEFSPEGLCKAAMYALYVKEELETWPEQETRTRTWLTIGEAVESCRHAWMKDALVEGFCKWHKEKMGKGDED, from the exons ATGTGTGATTTGGTCGCGCGTACGGGTCGGCTCCAGCAACGGTACAAGGATGGTTCGCGTCTCATTGCCGG ATGTATTCCGTTTAGGTATATAAAAGATGGTAACTCTGAATCTGGGAAAGTTGTTCAAGTGTTGATGATCAGCTCTTCTAGTGGACCTGGACTTTTGTTTCCCAAG GGTGGATGGGAGAATGATGAGACTGTCAAAGAAGCTGCGGTTAGGGAAGCTGTGGAAGAAGCAGGAGTCCGTGGCATTTTGATG GATTTCTTGGGAGATTATGAGTTCAAGAGCAAAACACACCAAGATGAGTTTAGCCCTGAAGGTTTATGTAAAGCGGCAATGTACGCCTTGTATGTCAAGGAAGAGCTAGAGACGTGGCCGGAACAGGAGACGAGAACAAGGACATGGCTGACTATTGGAGAAGCTGTGGAGAGTTGCAGGCACGCTTGGATGAAAGACGCGTTGGTCGAAGGATTCTGTAAATGGCATAAGGAGAAGATGGGTAAAGGAGATGAAGATTGA
- the LOC106294342 gene encoding dolichyl-diphosphooligosaccharide--protein glycosyltransferase subunit 4A-like, translating into MIDDQDLGFIVNFLGVSIFALVIAYHYVASDPKYEAT; encoded by the coding sequence ATGATCGACGATCAAGACTTGGGGTTTATAGTCAATTTTCTTGGCGTCTCCATCTTCGCCTTGGTAATTGCTTATCATTACGTAGCTTCTGATCCCAAGTACGAAGCGACTTGA
- the LOC106295078 gene encoding telomere repeat-binding protein 3-like yields the protein MVFKRKLDCVSVAFDYPNIPRAPRSCRRKVQNKRTDDNDDAQMCAMDLLASLAGKILEEGQSSSASSNAFEGNAHENFGKEVKTEREDHDKPLKSESSDQGNSVSMPTYENTSDKCVVNSFLFPDNDGILERTPPMSDHKKIHGETGDVNVNPGFEQREATGGLTANTCNLEDKTALDVQFPKPVCVDGDDLKSPSCVNMIPNGSLARHGNHTNLVRDDDEKLYSSRKCSNKFTSYKSPAIRRIRKSKYSKQVSKDFGHYRADVGIKALYRKRKSCYGYNTWKHETIYKRRRSPDRSSVVTSDGGLSNGSVSKLPEKRKSVKLSIKSFRIPELFIEVPETATVGSLKRTVMEAVSVLLSGGIRVGVLVHGKKVRDDKRTLSQTGISSEENLSNLGFTLEPGGTSNGPIPLCSKDPVVPTTEPTSLCERSAAASPNADDVINSGSIVDNKLELVPYQSEISVDEPSSDSRALVPLPALEEVKALAIVPLNQKPKRTELAQRRARRPFSVTEVEALVQAVEELGTGRWRDVKLRAFENADHRTYVDLKDKWKTLVHTASISPQQRRGEPVPQELLDRVLKAYGYWSQHQGKHQARGAPKDPDMNRGRALDSGVSV from the exons ATGGTGTTCAAGAGGAAGTTAGACTGCGTATCTGTTGCCTTTGATTACCCCAATATCCCCAGGGCTCCTCGTTCTTGCAGG AGGAAGGTTCAAAACAAGAGAACCGATGATAATGATGACGCTCAGATGTGTGCAATGGACTTGCTCGCTTCTCTAGCTGGAAAGATACTAGAGGAAGGCCAGAGCTCCTCAGCCTCTTCCAATGCATTCGAAGGGAATGCTCACGAGAATTTCGGCAAAGAAGTCAAAACTGAACGAGAAGATCATGACAAGCCTCTTAAATCTGAGTCGTCTGACCAAGGAAACTCTGTTTCAATGCCTACGTATGAAAACACTAGCGACAAGTGTGTGGTAAACAGCTTCTTATTTCCTGATAACGACGGCATTTTGGAGCGAACTCCTCCGATGTCTGATCACAAGAAGATTCATGGGGAGACGGGTGATGTTAATGTGAATCCTGGGTTTGAACAAAGAGAAGCAACCGGTGGCTTAACCGCTAACACTTGCAACTTAGAGGATAAAACTGCATTAGATGTGCAGTTTCCTAAACCAGTCTGCGTGGATGGTGATGATCTGAAATCGCCATCTTGCGTGAATATGATCCCTAATGGTTCCCTTGCTAGACATGGGAATCATACTAACCTAGTTAGAGATGATGATGAAAAGTTATATAGTTCTCGTAAATGTAGCAATAAGTTTACGTCTTATAAGTCTCCAGCTATTAGAAGAATAAGAAAGTCCAAATACTCGAAACAAGTCTCCAAGGATTTTGGACACTACAGAGCTG ATGTTGGCATAAAGGCTCTTTACCGCAAAAGAAAGTCATGTTATGGATACAACACATGGAAACATGAGACCATCTATAAGAGGAGAAGATCACCGGACAGAAGCTCGGTTGTAACTTCTGATGGTGGACTCAGTAATGGAAGTGTTTCCAAGTTACCTGAGAAACGAAAATCAG TAAAGCTAAGCATCAAGTCCTTTAGGATTCCAGAGCTTTTTATTGAAGTTCCAGAAACTGCAACAGTAGGATCACTCAAG AGGACCGTGATGGAGGCTGTCAGTGTTTTACTCAGCGGTGGAATACGTGTTGGGGTATTGGTACATGGGAAGAAGGTCAGAGATGACAAGAGAACTCTGTCACAGACTGGGATCTCATCTGAAGAGAATCTAAGCAACCTTGGGTTCACCTTGGAGCCTGGTGGTACCAGCAATGGTCCCATACCTTTATGTTCCAAAGATCCTGTGGTGCCAACAACAGAGCCGACAAGCTTGTGTGAACG GTCTGCTGCGGCTTCTCCCAATGCAGATGATGTGATTAATTCAGGGAGTATTGTGGACAATAAACTCGAGTTAGTCCCATATCAGAGTGAGATATCTGTTGATGAACCTTCATCAGACTCAAGAGCGCTTGTTCCACTCCCAGCCTTGGAGGAAGTTAAGGCGCTTGCCATTGTGCCACTGAACCAGAAACCTAAGCGTACTGAGCTTGCCCAGCGCAGAGCCAGGAGACCTTTCTCTGTGACAGAGGTAGAAGCTCTCGTACAAGCAGTTGAGGAACTCGGGACTGGAAG ATGGCGTGATGTGAAATTGCGTGCTTTCGAGAATGCTGATCACCGAACCTACGTGGACTTGAAG GACAAATGGAAGACGCTGGTCCACACAGCAAGTATATCACCGCAGCAAAGAAGAGGAGAGCCGGTGCCACAAGAACTGCTAGACAGAGTGTTGAAGGCATACGGGTATTGGTCGCAGCACCAAGGGAAACATCAGGCGAGAGGAGCACCTAAGGATCCAGACATGAACAGAGGTAGAGCTCTTGATTCAGGTGTTTCAGTGTAA
- the LOC106295077 gene encoding factor of DNA methylation 3, which yields MVMKNNKMTDYENNLYKKLKSGKLEVRVSYRTFLCPYCPKQKVGLYIDILQHASGVGNSSSKKRSLTEKACHRALAKYLRKDLADYATATVSRRSKALASLTGDIPLAYDDDQFEKLVWPWKGILVNIPTKMGHDGLCCTGESGPQLKDELIRRGFNPIRVRTVWDCFGHSGTGIVEFNRDWNGLNDALLFKKAYQEDGHGKKDWLSGGGAADSSLYAWLANADDYYRANYIGEYLRKMGDLKSISRFAEEEARKDNKLVQRLNVISENIQSQLRMLEEKFSKTSITLKCETEEKDKILHGYNQDLTGRQQRSTDHFNRIFADHEKQKAQLESQMKELQIRESVLAKRDAENETQRKIIAKELEQSAAKYSYVQLVALEQQKAREKVKKMAVDHKMQKEKLRERITALERELDQKQDLELEVEHLKRQLGVMRHMELDGGTEIVNKVETYLRDLSEKEGELAHVNKFNQDLVVRERTTNDELQEARRALISNLRDMRSHIGVRRMGELDTKPFMEAMRRKYCQEDLEDWAVEIIQLWEEYLKDPDWHPFKRIKLDAAETIVEVIDEDDEKLRTLKIELGDDAYQAVANALQEINEYNPSGRYVSSELWNFREERKATLEEGVTCLLEQWNQAKRHKP from the exons ATGGTGATGAAGAACAACAAGATGACAGATTATGAAAACAATCTGTACAAAAAGCTCAAGAGCGGAAAGCTCGAGGTCAGAGTCTCCTACCGCACTTTCCTCTGTCCTTACTGCCCCAAGCAGAAGGTTGGTCTCTACATCGACATCCTTCAGCACGCTTCCGGAGTCGGTAACAGCAGCTCTAAGAAACGAAGTCTCACGGAGAAGGCTTGCCACCGCGCTCTCGCCAAGTACCTTCGTAAAGATCTTGCGGATTACGCTACGGCTACGGTCTCTAGGCGCTCAAAGGCCTTGGCATCGTTAACTGGCGATATTCCTCTAGCTTATGATGATGATCAGTTCGAGAAACTTGTGTGGCCTTGGAAAG GTATTTTGGTTAATATACCAACAAAGATGGGACATGATGGTCTGTGTTGTACTGGGGAGAGTGGACCACAGCTTAAGGATGAACTGATCCGGAGAGGATTCAACCCTATTAGAGTTCGTACCGTGTGGGATTGTTTCGGTCATTCAGGAACCGGGATAGTTGAGTTTAACAGAGACTGGAATGGGCTCAACGATGCGTTGCTGTTCAAGAAGGCTTATCAAGAAGATGGTCATGGTAAAAAAGATTGGCTGAGTGGTGGTGGTGCTGCTGACTCTAGCCTTTACGCATGGCTTGCCAATGCTGATGATTATTATAGAGCTAACTATATAGGAGAGTACTTGCGGAAGATGGGTGACCTCAAAAGTATTTCTAGGTTCGCAGAGGAAGAGGCTAGGAAAGACAATAAGCTTGTGCAGCGTCTGAATGTAATCTCTGAGAACATACAGAGTCAGTTGAGGATGCTAGAGGAAAAATTCTCAAAGACTTCTATTACACTCAAGTGTGAGACTGAAGAAAAAGATAAGATTCTCCATGGTTACAATCAAG ATCTCACGGGAAGACAACAAAGATCGACTGATCATTTCAATAGAATCTTTGCTGATCATGAAAAGCAAAAGGCGCAGCTGGAGTCTCAGATGAAGGAACTTCAAATTAGAGAATCTGTTTTGGCGAAACGTGACGCAGAGAATGAAACACAGAGGAAAATCATTGCAAAAGAGCTTGAACAG AGCGCCGCTAAATATAGTTACGTTCAACTAGTAGCCTTGGAACAACAAAAGGCCAGAGAGAAAGTTAAAAAAATGGCTGTTGATCACAAG ATGCAAAAGGAAAAGCTTCGTGAGAGAATCACTGCACTGGAAAGAGAGCTTGATCAGAAACAAGATCTTGAACTTGAGGTTGAACATCTGAAAAGACAGTTGGGCGTGATGAGGCACATGGAGTTGGACGGTGGTACTGAGATTGTGAACAAGGTGGAGACCTACCTCAGAGACCTTAGTGAGAAGGAAGGAGAGCTTGCACATGTAAACAAGTTTAATCAAGATCTTGTTGTACGGGAGCGGACGACCAATGATGAGCTTCAAGAAGCTAGAAGAGCACTGATCAGC AATTTGAGAGACATGAGATCGCATATTGGTGTAAGGAGAATGGGGGAGCTTGACACCAAACCTTTCATGGAAGCAATGAGAAGAAAGTATTGTCAAGAAGATCTAGAGGATTGGGCAGTTGAAATCATCCAGCTATGGGAAGAATATCTTAAGGATCCAGATTGGCATCCTTTCAAACGGATAAAGCTTGATGCTGCAGAAACTATAGTG GAAGTGATAGATGAGGATGACGAGAAGTTGAGAACACTGAAGATTGAACTGGGGGATGATGCGTACCAAGCAGTGGCAAATGCATTGCAGGAGATAAACGAGTATAACCCGAGTGGAAGGTACGTCTCCTCGGAGCTGTGGAACTTTAGAGAAGAGAGGAAGGCTACGCTGGAGGAGGGTGTTACTTGTTTGCTGGAGCAATGGAATCAGGCAAAGCGTCATAAGCCTTAA